The segment TGCAAGCTTGTACTGCGCGATGTCGGCCCGCTTTCTCTCCACGGCGTAGCGGATGGCGCGGCTGAGGAGCCGGCCGTCGAGCTCGTCGCGGAAGAGGAAGTCCTGGGCGCCGACCCGCACGGCCTCGGCGGCGCGTTCGGCGTCGGCCTCGGCGGTGAGCACGAGCACGGCGTGGCGGGGTGCGATACGGAGGACCTCGCGCAGGGCGCCGAAGCCGTCCTCGCCGGGGCCGGGCAGGGCCAGGTCGAGCAGCACGCAGTGCACGTCAGGCGTGAGCAGCCGGGCGGCCTCGGTGAGGTTGCGGGCGGTGCGGAGCCGGATGCGCTGGCCGTCGGCGTCGAGGATCTCGGGGACGGTGAGGCCGCCCGCGGGGTCGTCCTCGATGACCAGCAGGGTCAGCGAGGCCGCCGCCTGGGGGGCGGGGCCGTTCTCCGGGGCGGGGGTTTCCCTCTGCCGCGGTACAGGTACGGGCATCGTCTCCGGTTCCTTGCCTCCCCCCGGAAGTGCGCTCATGCCGGGACCCTAGCGGGCGGGGGTGGGGAGGGGGAATGCCGGAGCGGGCAGGTGCCCGCGCCATATGCCCCCATCCCGGCGGAAACCCGCCCACCCGGGATGACCAACGTCACGGCATGGGGAACCGGCCCGAGACCCCGGTCACAGGGGCCGGGGCGAGACCCCGGTCACAGGGGGCCGGGCCGCGGATGCCGCAGCGCGGAGCCGCCTTCCCGCCCCGTCCTTCCTCCGTCGCCCTGGGCTGGTTCCAGTTCCGTCGGCGTTCGAGGCGCGGGGTCTGGGGCGGAGACCGGGAGGCCGGGCGGCCCCGCGCCGCGTAGCGGCAGCGGTAGCCCCCGGAGCCGTACCCCCGCCCGGCCAGGGCCTACGCGTCGGGCCGGACCACGGCCTTGATCGGCATCGAGCCCGCGCCGGCCATCGTCACGGTCCGCCCCGGCCGCGGCGCATGCACGATCGCCCCGTCCCCGACGTACATCCCGACATGGCTCGCGTCGTCGAAGTAGATGATCAGGTCCCCGGGCCGCATGTCCTTCAGCGCGACCTTCGGCAGCAGCCGCAGCTGCTCCTGCGAGGTGCGCGGGATCGGGCGGCCCGCCGCCAGCCACGCCTGTGAGGTGAGCCCCGAGCAGTCGTAGGAGGCCGGGCCCTCCGCGCCCCAGACGTACGGCTTGCCCATCTGCGCGGTGGCGAACTGCACCGCCCTCTTCCCCGCCTCCGAGGCCAGGCCCTTGACGTCCTTCATCGCGCCCGACGACAGCCAGGCCGTCTGTGCCTGGTACTGGGCGTCCTGCTCCAGCTGGATCAGCCGGGCCTTCTCCTCGGCCGCCAGCTTGTTCTCCAGGCCCTCCGCCGCCTTGATCTTGCCCTCGATCTCCTTCTTGGCGGCTTCCTTCTTGACCCGGTTGTCCTCCATCTTCTGCCAGACGGCGCCCGCGTCCTTGGCGTACCGCTCCAAGTCGGCCTGGGTGCGGGTCAGTTCCGCCAGCAGGTCCGTGGTGGCCTTCTCGCCCTGCCGCAACCGGCCCGCACCGTCGAGGAACTCGGACGGGCTGCCGCTCAGCGCGAGCTGCGCGCCCGGCGGCAGGCCGCCGGAGCGGTACTGGGCGCGGGCGGCGGCGCCCGCGCGGTTCTTCAGGGTGGCGATCCGGTCCTGGCCCGCCACCACCAGGTTGGCGATCTGGACGATCCGCTCGGACTGCGCCTTCGTCTCGCTCTCCGCGAGGTTGTAGGCGTCCGTCGCGCTGCCGGCCTGACGGTAGAGGTCCTCTATCTCCTTGCGGACCTGCTCCAGGGTCTTGGCGCCCGGCTCCGGCGCGGGAGCCGAAGGGGCGGAGGGCGCGGACGGGGCGCCGGGCGCGGACGGGGCGGCGAACGCCGGGCTCGTCGCGAGTCCGGGGGCCGTCAGTATCGCCATCGCGCACAGCAGGGTCAGGGCGGACGCCCCTCTCCGGCGTGACGACGCTCGCTTCACGGTCCCCATGGCTCCCCCAGGCGCCCCGAGTCAGAGCCGATGCCACCGGACATCAGATCTGACTATTCGTCAGTAACTTGGCACTGCCTCCGGGATGGTGCCATGAACCGGCGAATTCCAACACCCTCCGGATTCCGCTCCGATCATGACCGGCCACGCACCGTCCACCCCGCACGACTCAACGGGCCGCCCCCACCCCCGGTTCCCCCACGGCGCGAGGTTCACCCCGCCGGGCGCAACGCCTCCCACCGCACCGTCAGTTCCCCCTGCCTCCACCGCACCGGCCCGTCCGCCAGCGGCCAGTCACCGGCCAGCGCCCGCGCCGTCCGGATCCACCGCTGCCGCGCCCCGTACGAGGCGTACGGCGCCGCCGCCGCCCACGCCCGGTCGAAGTCCCGCAGGAACGCGTGCACCGGCTCCCCCGGCACGTTCCGGTGGATCAGCGCCTTCGGCAGCCGCTCCGCCAGGTCCGACGGCCGCTCCAGCGAACCCAGCCGCGTCGCGAACGTCACCGTCCGCGGCCCCTCCGGCCCCAGCGCCACCCACACGTGCCGCCGCCCGATCTCGTCGCAGGTCCCCTCCACCAGCAGCCCCTCCGGAGCCAGCCGCGCGCACAGCCGCTCCCAGACCGCCTCGACCTGCTCCTCCTCGTACTGCCGCAGCACGTTCGCCGCCCGGATCAGCGCAGGCCGCTCCCCGCCGTCCAGCGGCACCTCGAAGCCCCCGTGCCGGAAACTCAGCCCCTCCCGCTCGTACGGCTTCGCCCCCGCCACCCGCGCCGGCTCGATCTCGATCCCCACCACCCGCACCCCCGGCGCCGCCTCCCGCAGCCGCGCCAGCAGCTCCACCGCCGTCCACGGCGCCGCCCCGTACCCCAGGTCCACCGCCACCGGCGCGTCCGCCCGGCGCAGCGCCGGCCCGTGCACGGCGGCGATCCAGCGGTCCATCCGACGCAGCCGGTTCGGGTTCGTCGTCCCGCGCGTCACGGTGCCCACAGGGCGCTTCGGCGGTGGCGGAGTGCTGCGGGAGACCATGCGCCGAGCGTAAGCGGAGCCCCCGGCCCGCAAAAAAATCCGGCGTCCCGAGCAGGAAGTTCCCGCGCCCCGGAATGCGGGGGACGGCCATCCGGGTTGCACTCCTTGCAGAGCGCCGCGCGCGCTCCCGCAGTCATGCCGCCAACAGCTTCAACCGTGCCGCCCCACCGGCACACCGCCCAGCCCGCCGTCCGCGTGATCCGAGCGCCGCGATCCGAGCGAGAGGAACTGCTCCCTTGAGCCAGTACGTGTCCCGCCTCGGCGGCAGCATCAGCGGCCGCATCGCCGCCGCCCGCGGTGCCCGCCAGGACGCGCCCCGCCTGCGCCTCCCCGCCATGGGGCACCACCGCAAGCCCCGCCGCGTGGCCATGCTCAGCGTGCACACCTCACCGCTGCACCAGCCCGGCACCGGCGACGCCGGCGGTATGAACGTCTACATCGTGGAGCTGGCCCGCCGCCTCGCCGCCATCAACATCGAGGTGGAGATCTTCACCCGGGCCACCACCGGCGGCCTGCCCCCGGCCGTCGAGCTCGCCCCCGGCGTCCTCGTGCGCCACGTGGACGCGGGACCGTACGAAGGCCTCGCCAAGGAGGAGCTGCCCGCCCAGCTGTGCGCCTTCACCCACGGCGTCATGCAGGCCTGGGCCGGCCACCGCCCCGGCTACTACGACCTCGTCCACTCCCACTACTGGCTCTCCGGCCACGTCGGCTGGCTCGCCGCCGAACGCTGGGGCGTCCCCCTCGTCCACGCCATGCACACCATGGCCAAGGTCAAGAACGCCGCGCTCGCCGAAGGTGACACCCCCGAGCCGGCCGCCCGCGTCATCGGCGAGACCCAGATCGTCGCCGCCGCCGACCGGCTGATCGCCAACACCGCCGAAGAGGCCGACGAACTCGTACGGCACTACGAGGCCGACCCCGGCAAGGTCGCCGTCGTCCACCCCGGCGTCAACCTCGACCGCTTCACCCCCGGCGACGGCCGCGCCGCCGCCCGCGCCCGCCTCGGCCTGCCGCAGGACGCCGTGATCCCGCTCTTCGCGGGCCGCATCCAGCCGCTGAAGGCCCCCGACATCCTGCTGCGCGCCGTCGCCGAACTCGTCGACCGCGACCCCGCCCTGCGCGGCCGCCTCTTCGTCCCCGTCGTCGGCGGCCCCAGCGGCAGCGGCCTCGCCAAGCCGGAGGGGCTCCAGAAGCTCGCCGCGAGACTCGGCATCACCGACCTCGTGCACTTCCACCCGCCGGTGGCCCAGGACCAGCTCGCCGACTGGTTCCGGGCGGCGTCCGTACTGGTCATGCCGTCCTACAACGAGTCCTTCGGGCTGGTCGCCATCGAGGCCCAGGCCACGGGCACGCCGGTCCTCGCCGCGGCCGTCGGAGGCCTGCCGGTCGCCGTCGACGACGGCGTCACGGGCATCCTCGTACCCGGCCACGACCCCGTCGACTACGCCCGCGCCCTGCGCCGCTTCGTCGACGACCCCGGCCTCACCCCCCGCATGGGCGCCGCCGCCGCCCGGCACGCCCAGCACTTCGGCTGGGACACCGCCGCCAGCGGCACCGCCGACGTGTACACCGCCGCGATGCATGATCACCGCCGTCGCGTACGCTCCCACCATGGCTGACACCGCCGCGATCATCGAGTCCACGCTGTCGGGTGCCGAGCTGAGCTGGGAGAGCCCGCAGCCCGGCACGTACGTCGTCCAGCTGCCCGGCACCCGCAAGCTGAGCACCACCTGCTCCCTGCGGGTCGGCCGCCACTCGCTGTCGGTGAACGCGTTCGTCATCCGCCACCCCGACGAGAACGAGGCGGGCGTCCACCGCTGGCTCCTGGAGCGCAACCTCAAGCTGTACGGCATGGCGTACGCGGTCGACCCGCTCGGCGACGTCTACCTCACGGCGCGGCTCCCGCTGTCCGTGGTCACCCCGGAGGACCTGGACCGCCTCCTGGGCACGGTCCTGGAGGCGGCGGACGGCGCCTTCAACACCCTCCTGGAGCTGGGCTTCGCGAGCGCGATCCGCCGCGAGTACGAATGGCGCACGGCGCGGGGCGAGTCCACCCGCAACCTGGACGCCTTCAAACACCTGACCCGCCCGACCGACACCCCTTCCTGACGCCCGCCCCGCGCCCGCCGGCGTGTGAGGCGCGGGTCCGGGCGCAGCCCGGGAAACGGGGAAAGGGCGGGGCGGGGAGACGGCTCCGCGCAGCGGCACCTCCGCACCCCCGCACCCGCGCACCCCCGCACCTCCGCCCCCCCGACCGGCTATGCCTCGGCAGCGGCCGCCACCGTCGCCGCCCCGCCACCGGCGCCCGGCCCGCTGCCCGGCGCCGCGCTTCGTCCCGAAGCCCGACCGGCACCCACCGGCAGCCCCCGCATCAGGGCCCAGTACCCCCCGGCCGCCACCGTCCCCAGGACGCCCGTCGTCGCCCAGAGCCACCCGGCCCCCCACCGGTCGATCACCAGCCCCGACATCAGCGGAGCCACCAGCGAGGCCACCGACCAGGACAGCGTGTACATCCCCTGGTACCGCCCGCGCCCGTGCACCGGCGACAGCTGCACCACCAGCCCCATCTGCGTCGGAGAGTTCACGATCTCCGCCAGCGTCCACACGCACACCGTCAGCGCGTACGCCCACAGCGGCCCCGCGAACGCCGTCATCGCGAACCCGTACCCCGCCAGCAGCGCCGAGACCACCAGCAGCCGCCGCGGGTCGCGGTGCTCGATGAACCGGGTCACCGGCAGCTGGAGCACCACGATCAGCACCCCGTTCACGGCGATGACCATCCCGTAGTCCCCGGGCGAGAACCCGGCCG is part of the Streptomyces katrae genome and harbors:
- a CDS encoding C40 family peptidase, which produces MGTVKRASSRRRGASALTLLCAMAILTAPGLATSPAFAAPSAPGAPSAPSAPSAPAPEPGAKTLEQVRKEIEDLYRQAGSATDAYNLAESETKAQSERIVQIANLVVAGQDRIATLKNRAGAAARAQYRSGGLPPGAQLALSGSPSEFLDGAGRLRQGEKATTDLLAELTRTQADLERYAKDAGAVWQKMEDNRVKKEAAKKEIEGKIKAAEGLENKLAAEEKARLIQLEQDAQYQAQTAWLSSGAMKDVKGLASEAGKRAVQFATAQMGKPYVWGAEGPASYDCSGLTSQAWLAAGRPIPRTSQEQLRLLPKVALKDMRPGDLIIYFDDASHVGMYVGDGAIVHAPRPGRTVTMAGAGSMPIKAVVRPDA
- a CDS encoding SAM-dependent methyltransferase; the encoded protein is MVSRSTPPPPKRPVGTVTRGTTNPNRLRRMDRWIAAVHGPALRRADAPVAVDLGYGAAPWTAVELLARLREAAPGVRVVGIEIEPARVAGAKPYEREGLSFRHGGFEVPLDGGERPALIRAANVLRQYEEEQVEAVWERLCARLAPEGLLVEGTCDEIGRRHVWVALGPEGPRTVTFATRLGSLERPSDLAERLPKALIHRNVPGEPVHAFLRDFDRAWAAAAPYASYGARQRWIRTARALAGDWPLADGPVRWRQGELTVRWEALRPAG
- the mshA gene encoding D-inositol-3-phosphate glycosyltransferase, giving the protein MSQYVSRLGGSISGRIAAARGARQDAPRLRLPAMGHHRKPRRVAMLSVHTSPLHQPGTGDAGGMNVYIVELARRLAAINIEVEIFTRATTGGLPPAVELAPGVLVRHVDAGPYEGLAKEELPAQLCAFTHGVMQAWAGHRPGYYDLVHSHYWLSGHVGWLAAERWGVPLVHAMHTMAKVKNAALAEGDTPEPAARVIGETQIVAAADRLIANTAEEADELVRHYEADPGKVAVVHPGVNLDRFTPGDGRAAARARLGLPQDAVIPLFAGRIQPLKAPDILLRAVAELVDRDPALRGRLFVPVVGGPSGSGLAKPEGLQKLAARLGITDLVHFHPPVAQDQLADWFRAASVLVMPSYNESFGLVAIEAQATGTPVLAAAVGGLPVAVDDGVTGILVPGHDPVDYARALRRFVDDPGLTPRMGAAAARHAQHFGWDTAASGTADVYTAAMHDHRRRVRSHHG
- a CDS encoding YbjN domain-containing protein, with protein sequence MADTAAIIESTLSGAELSWESPQPGTYVVQLPGTRKLSTTCSLRVGRHSLSVNAFVIRHPDENEAGVHRWLLERNLKLYGMAYAVDPLGDVYLTARLPLSVVTPEDLDRLLGTVLEAADGAFNTLLELGFASAIRREYEWRTARGESTRNLDAFKHLTRPTDTPS